The Paenibacillus sp. FSL H7-0357 nucleotide sequence CGGATCAATTCCACGAAAGGGTCAATAAAAGAATACTTCAGTAAGACTTCCTTAAAACACTTCGTATAATCCATAGAATATCCTCCTAGTTTAGTGAACAACCCCACTGCTTAATTTGACGATACCTACTCTTCTTGGAAAATCTCTTTAATTCCCTCTAGTTCCCGGGGCTTAATTCCGTTTTCACTAAGTACAACCACGGAATCGGCCCTTTTCCAGACAAGAATTTCTCCGTTCGTATCCCAACTAATAATATCCTCAGGGAAATCTTCCACCTTTTTTAGCCCCAGCAGTTTGACTAATTCACCATACTTGTTCTCATCCACAATCTCATAGTAGTCCCTATATGCGTCTAACTCATATTTATAAACGGTCTGCCATTTCCCTTTGTTGACCTGATTCAGCATGGCTGAACTCTCTATATGGGTCTCAAAATTGTTGCATTTCAAGTCGTATCCCTCATAATATCTGCCTTGCTCATCAATTGAAAATATCTCTTGATACAACGTATCTGCACAATTAAAGTGGCGTATGACGATATCATCCTCCGGTTCCATTACGATTAATCCGTTCTCATGTTTAAAATCGCCCCGGCAAGGCCTCTTATGAAGAATTCCATATACGATAGGCTCCAAATAGGCATAGAGTGTAAATCCGCCGAATCTTGTTTGGAAATCTATTAACGGATCTGTAGGCATGATTCTTGCCGCTTGAAAAGCATTGATCATCTCTTTCTCATCCTTAACAGAGTCTTTCCATTCGGAGTGTGCAAGATAATCACAAGCTCTTATTGATAAAACCATATCGTCACCCTTTCCTTATTCGTAATTTAACAGCTGGTTAGGCCGCGGCCATACTTTTGTTTCATAATAATTCTTTTAGTACATTTTTAGCCAGCCGTATCTTCTCATCATTGGCATCACGAAGTAAAGCCACAATGTCTTGAATATCGCTCTCTGCTGATGTAACGATGAAATCTTCATCCAGATATGCAAACAACTGTATTAAATTCACTTCAAGGGATTCCGCAATCTTATTTAAATTCAGCAAAGATACGTTTTTCTCCCCACGTTCAATCTGCCCTATGTATGAAAAATGAAATCCGCCTTTCTCACCAAGGGCTTCCTGAGACAAGCCCCGCTCTTTCCGAAGAGCACGAATACGGGTTCCTACGAGCTTTAAAATCCCCTTATCCATTACGGTATTCACCTCTCCATGTCAACCCTGCCCTATGTATAGATTACCTCTTAATTCATCGGGTGTATC carries:
- a CDS encoding helix-turn-helix domain-containing protein, with the protein product MDKGILKLVGTRIRALRKERGLSQEALGEKGGFHFSYIGQIERGEKNVSLLNLNKIAESLEVNLIQLFAYLDEDFIVTSAESDIQDIVALLRDANDEKIRLAKNVLKELL